The genomic interval ttaaccacaaactTTAATATAACTAaccataaagaaaaagaaaaaacatttaaaaattatCGACATTGAATTAACCTGAGAATTTTTCTacataaaattaaaaagaaaattctgcatcgtttattctgtaaaataaactttatcataTCGGCTGATGTTGTGGGCCGACCAATAAATCGGTCGGGTTCTAGTAATTATGCAAAGTGGGGGCTACATCGTGATTAACAAAAACCTGTCCGGGATATTGAAAGACACGTAATCAAAGACTCACCTCtgcggaggagaggaagggatgaCCGGACCCGGAGATCGTCAGGTAGTTGTCGCTGCCTCCGGGAAACTGAAACATTCAGACGCACAAATCAGAACGAGGgtgtttattattatgtatttagacagaatTTATCTACCAATCCGATACCATGTTTTGCACGTATATATCACTTTCActaaaactgcaattttctttgccgctctgaaacagcagctgtgcTGCACAGCCActgcgaagaagaagaagtgtgcGTGACCGGGCCCGATAACGACGACGTGCACTGTACTAAAGACTTCTGCTGTTAAAATACGTTAACACGTGTTGTTTACTTTATATACGCAAAGGACAGGTGTTGGAACCAGTACTCTGTATCGGTCAATACCCAAAGTACAGGTATCAGACTCAGTACCGGCTAGTACACAAAGTACAGGTATCGGACACAGTACTCGGTATCGGCTAATacacaaagtccaggtatcggaCACAGTACTCGGTATCGGCTAATACccaaagtccaggtatcggaCTCAGTACTCGGTATCGGCTAATacacaaagtccaggtatcggaCTCAGTAAAAAACTTGCGTACGAACAACGCAACCAATCAGGTAGGTCTGCGCACTGTGATGCGTTCAGGGTCCGGTGCTGGACTCGGACAAAGTGAGGTCACATGTGTGGGTGACAGCCGTTAGCTCCGTCCATCAGGTGACAGTCACCTTGTTGTCAGAGTCAAAGCCGTTGAAGGACTGCGGGTCCAGGAACTCCGGGTCCCCGTCGTGCTGCCCGGTACCGTCCGTTAGGTCCGAATAGAAATTCAGGTCCATGTTTTCAGCGGGGCCTCATGTGTCCGTGTCCGAGTCAAGCGGACGTCACGCAGACGAACCGGGATCTTTTTGTCCTCATTTAACGGGGACACCGAACCAGACGCCGCGATGTTTCAGGTGTTGGGACGAGGAACCGTGCCAGAGATAACCCGGTTAGCCCCCGAGCTAACGTGACTGTTACCTGCTCCTGACACGGTTTAGCTTTAGCCTGGCTGCGGTGCTCCTCAGTCCGCCTGGGGCCGGTTCGTCTGTCGGTCCTCGTCCCGGAGAGACCGGGGTTTACCGAGCGAGGCACCGGTGCTGAACCGGGGCTCCGGTTAACGACAGCGGCGGAGGACAAGGCCAGAACCCCGACTTAGCTTCGTGTTGGCCCGGGTCAGACAGCTCAGAGGATCCCGGAGACACGGTGCCGGTGAAGTTACCGGAAAACCACACCGGAAGCTAGGCGACGGgagtgtcaaaataaaacccgCTGGCTAACTTGAGCTCTAACTGGACCGTTTATAAAAGATGgctgacatgacagctccagaaaagtgaagccaaagcgtcattgtcgccccctggtggctggctgcagtacaggtcatgaGTCCTGCCTCTTCCGAGTGACTGGTatggacacggaccaaactaaagagtaATAGTACaagttaaatacatttcaaacacagtgtGTTGGCATATATTAGTCATTTGATGTTTTAAGAACACGGTGAGACGTCCTGATTGCAGCGTCCCGACGGCACCTGGCTCCCGCCGCTCCAATCCCCCGATCGCTATCGCATGGAATTCATTCAAAATCCATTTCTGTAAAGTCGAAGGAAGCAGCaacgcatcgtccatctttatataaagtctatggtgcAAAAATATCTACTACCCTCTCCCGGGGGCCGAGATGTATAACTGACAGAGGAAGCCACAGCGTCTATTTGAGAAGACTGAGGACATCTCTTGTTGGAAAGTCCGTCCAACGACTACAAAATAGACAAAACAGCCCAAAGAGTCTCAGAATAAGCAGAAAAGAGTCATAACATCGACAAGGAGAGAGAATGAATACGTCGCGTCCTTGCGTCTACGCGGTTCTTCCCAACTTTAATATAATTTAGCTTTGGTTGTGTTTCTTGTGCAAATTTGTTTACCAAATAAAATCCAGGGATTGAATTCACTGTCAATTTAAGGTGCGTGCGTCAAAAAAGTGTCAAGATTGTGGATTTgtgttattaaaaacaataaaataatcataaataatcTTGTTGTATTGAACATAACCCTTTCAATTTAAAGGCTTTgtaattcatgtttattttgaaagctgtGCCAGGAAGTCGCTTGTCAAGAGCTTCCGGACAAAAGTGAATTTTGCTACAGTTTCTTTTATTGAAACACTTCCGCGACTCAATTGCAGCTGATTcgttaatttaaaaaaaaaataataataaaatccgAATATTAAAATGAATCGATGAAACGAATGAGAATTGAATTTTTCCGGCAGGTATTTTACAACTTCTTTCGGTTTCCGGCTTCAGAGTCTTAAAACCTGCGGATTCAAATGACAGTGACACCGCAGCCTCGGTGTTCACAGGGAGACGTTAAATGGAGGAACATTAAAAAGGGGTCAAGGAGGAAAAGTCCGCTCGTCACCACAACGACtgagagtttgtggtgaacACACGTCGCCACAAACTGAACGTCACCTTTTATTCCGTCAACGTGTCTAATGTCAACTACTCTTACCTCCATGTTCACCCCCGGAATctgattatgttttatttttatccccTTTTTTTGTTAGTGAACTTCGCCCAGAACTGATTTCCTCAACATGGCACCGGCTTCCGCCTTTGTACGTACAGGGGAGGGGGGACGTGACGTCAACACGCACAGGATAAAAggggtttcaaaataaaaaaaagcagctgctACAACCGGTTTCCCTGCGCAAGAAACTCCAGAGTAAAAGcattgtatttaaaatgtaaaatacttcaaataaCCTGAAAGTTATAGTTTATTTTACAAGTGCCAATCACAACAGTGTTAGATTTCATGACTTTAGCAAACTTAATATGTACAAAAGTGCTGAAAAGTAAATGAACATGACAACTAAAACAATGACAAGTGAATAATAGGTCATTTATAAAAGACTAATGTCAAACATTCACAAAGTTTTCTGTCTTAAAATCTCATTAAAGTGAGTTTGATGTTTGAAGAagtctgaacagagtttggtggattcgttacagctgcagctcttccggttcaggaagcagagcaTCATGGGTAATAACCAGTGTTCCTTCAGTGAGTGGGTGAAGATAttttagaatttgttttttctctaccaACAGAATAAATCCCCacctgtggctgcagggggcgctgttgctcagtaaacgTTACGCTGTGTGGCTTTAAAATGCAGCTCCAGAACTCGATTAGAAataatcacaaaacaaaaacagtaactTTTCTTTCAAAATTCCTTTATTTGCTCCGTTGTTTTTTcaagcaggttttttttttttttaaacgattcccttttatattaatgtaattaaaaaaagataaaactcGGGATCTCTTTCGTCCATATGTACAAGCGAGACAACAATGTTTAATAGGAAATTACGATGAACACGAAAGAATCCCTGCACGATAACgctgtagaaaacaaaaaggacaaaagcGTGAGAGTGGAATCACACACCTCTAGTTTACAGCCCCGAACTTTAGCAACAAGCTCACGATCTcgttcagacacacaaacacaacaggaagtcagccgGGCGCGTTCAGGTGTGAGGTGGCGAGTGTCAGGGCCTCACACTACACAGCGCAGCAACGACTTTCAGATAGAGGGAATGGAACACACAAATTCATCGTGTCAAGTGTACACATCTaactcacacgcacgcacacacgcgcacacacacactctgagtgacagttttcccagcatgcagtgCAGCGGTCCTCTCCTCAATGGTCCAGTGTGTCAACAACTCGTCTTCTTTCTGATTCtctcacaacaaaaacaaccgCAAAGTTCGTCCTCGCGTTTTCAAACACACGTTTACCTCCGACTCTAACGAATGCACTATTCACATGCAGTCCAACATGGGGGGTTATGGCACAGAGAAGAGCTCTGATTACGTCCTTTACATCAGTTTGATCAGTTTTACTGGGATCTTCATCGACATGAACAAGCCTGTAAAATAAAGACGGAGGACATGGCcgctcccaaaaagtgaagccaaaacatctgatACCCCCTGGTGGCCGCTTCATTTCTGTACAACGGGAGGGAGCgggagacatgtcgtccatctttgttttttacGGTCTGTCGCGCAGCGGTCTGAGCCGAAGCTTCGCGCCGCTAACAGCACGTTAGCACTGCTGGCGTCGCACTGCTCTGCAGACGAACACGTTTGTCACGTCGCaaatttgttttcttcacatacacatgcatgtcTCCCGTATGGAGGCCCAACTCTGCCAAGTTAAAAAGTCAGAGATTGTGAATGTCTCACAATTTTAACTTAGACTAATCAAAATATTGACATATACGTAAAATGTCATCTCCATTATTATAATCTTGAAAAATTCTGACTTGTATGTCAAAAATTCTGATTTACCTTcgcacatttttttaaatcgtgTGTCAAATCATGTCTCGTGAGGCAAAATTGGGAATTCTAAAAGTATTAATTAGAGGTAAGTTTACTCATAACTAACTTTTGATGTTTCCCTGGCAGCGATGGTCTTCCATACCGGAGAGTAGATTCTGATCAATAGCAGCAAGTTCTTTAGAATTAGAAAATAATTCAGTGTCATCCCACTTTAAACTTCACTGTGGATTCAACAAAATCTGAGGTTTCTGGTGGATATCTGCAGAACAGAGGCCCGCACTGATGGATTTCAAGTAAAGAGATGCGCAGAAGCTCGCCGACGTTTCGGTGGACGCGGCTCTGAGCCGGTTTGAAACGGACTCGGAAGTACggtaagaacatttctgcgtCTTTCCGGAGACACGAACACACTCGGATCAGACATTCAGGCGACACTCAGAACAGTCACGTCTGGTTTCCAAAATACATTCTGTACAAAAAGCAACCCTGAGTCTCTTCAGACGCTGCGCAGCCTCCCGCCCTCTGGATTCTGTGTCACCCACTGGTCCCTCTGCCGTCGCACAACGCTGGTCCCTTCTCCGACAAGCCGACAaaccctcagacacacacagacacactcttatttttctgtttttttccttttttcgcATTGATGGAATTGTGTTGGCGTTTCTGTTTCCCCGACGCGAGTGGAATGGAAACCCTCGTCGTGAGAGGAACGTGTACATAAGGAAAGGATAAGGGCTGGTCGTGGGTGTCGACTGacgctgcagccaatgactGTCTCTCTTTTTGGGCCCCCCCCCGTCTCCCTTCCCTCACGTCTGCGTTACTGGCTGCTTCTTTAACGCTGAATTCCTCTCTTCTGCCCAATCAGGAGTAGATGGTGATGACCTCACTTCCTCCGCCTCTGACCAACAGGACGCGCTCGAGTCCTTCTGTCAGAACCTCGAGGAACTCCATGTCTGGTCCGCGAGTCAAGGGGAAATGAAAACGTTTTGTTACGCGTCACTACAGGTGAGACAGTTGGtgaatgcagacacacaaacagagcgaCTCAACGCTTCCTCGAGAAGCCGCAGGTGAGAAGGATACAGTTCTCGTCTCCCTCCGTGTTCCGGGGGGGTCCTGGCATGTTGAGCAGGACGAGTCGGGCGTCGTGGGACTTGTTGGCGATGACCTCGTTGAGTTTGACGGCGGTGTGCATCCGCCTGACGTTGGAGTGAtccctgcaggagaaacacagagcaTCTGAAAAACAGCGCTCCGACCGTAGggtggaaataaagatggaagacacaCGGACACTTTGAGACGATATTCAGATTCGGTCACAGTGGCTGAACTCTCTACTTGATGTTTTATGgcgtccagtctgtgaccttgTGAAAACGCTCCACTCACGGCCTGATGCTGAGCATGTCTCTGAAGCCTTCGGGGGTGGAGCAGCCGGAGTGCGTGGCCCTGTAGTGCAAAGTCTTCTCTTTGGTCCAGGTCATCTGAACTCGACGGTTGTGTTCACAGTTGCCGCCCCCGCTGCTgttgccgccgccgccgccgcctccgcctccgccgccaccaccaccaccgccgctcACTGCCCTCTCTCGCTCGGTGCCGTCTgtgtcgtcgtcgtcgtctgATCCGATGCTCGTCAGACGCAGCATGGAGTTGCGGTCCTTCACCAGCTGGGCCTGacggacaaacacaaacatgtcgtTTCTTACCTCGTCACCGTTTGGACCTTTGTGTTCTGACTCCTCCCTCTTCTACTCCTGACTCCCTGTACCTGTGCGCCTCCTGTGCAGGAGTCAGAGGTTACTCCGGTTCTCCTGCACCGGGGGGAAGGACTCACCTACAACACAAGGTCACCTAATGTGCTAACGACACAAAGGGAACAGAGGGCGCTCTGGGGAACAACTACAGGGACACGACAGCTCCGGTGTTTTCTGAGAGGACGGACCTGAATCAAAAGGCATCTGAGATTCAGAAGTGAGTGATGCAAAGAGAACTGTGACTTGAATCCTTCAGATAAACAACATAAAGAAGAACGGCGGcatttttaaaagtctgaaaACAATAAAGTTTGCAGCTCTCCAGCCGCCTGGTGGccatttgagagaatacaggtttcaggcaggTCCACATTTGCTTCACTTCAcagtctacgtccatttttatttacagtttatgagtttaaccataaaccttgtaaattaaaagataagacaaatacaaccaaatacataGAGCTTGAATTAATTAACTAAGCATACGTGTAAACGTAAattcacactttgtttttgtgtttttctgaaggATTCCACAGAACTCGAAGCTCAGATGTGTTCGCTGATCCAAACCGTGCGAGTGAGAAAACGTCTTTGCTGCGATTCTAGAACGAGACAACTGACGTCCGAGCTGCTCTACGTCACCGAGCCGAAGCTTCACCAGCAAACTTACATCGTCGAAGCTCCAGCGACCCCTCTGAGGCAAAGGGAGACAACAGCAGCTTTAATAGAGCCGTGGGGGGGATGGTGTTCGGATCGATTCTCACAACggattaaaaaaatcaaatctaaaatgcTGAATTTCGATCATTTGACATCTTTTTTGTGCCTCAAATTAGATTTCAACAATAAATTTTATGTGGAAACTACGACTGAGTATCAGGATCCTGTTGAAGAAGACATTTCAAGGATAATGTTGTAATATTACTGGTATAAGTCGTAATTTGATAAGAAAAACTCTAATATTTCAACTTTAATATTACGAATTCATTcttgtaaaagtacaaatgtttTCCTCgtaatattaaaacattatcctcattaaattatgacttcattcttgtaaaataacatttctttcTCGCGACATTGCAACATTATTCTTAATACTAATATTACGACTTTCTTCTCATAATAGAACGACTTTATTTATCTGTCCTGATACTCAAAGTTCTACTAGAAGCATTTCTACATCTAAATAACACGTagtcacatttcacacattcgttcagaggaaactgttgttgctttatgttgtgtgtgttttgctttacttctatatttgatttgattttctcGAACATTTTACACGTTACTGATTTAATTCTGAGACGATAACTAACATTCAAAGATTATATAAAAATCAGCTCGTCTAACGGCTCAAGATGTCTGAAACCTTCTGGAGTTTACTGCGTCTTTTAACTTCCTCTTCTACAATTTGATTAAATTCATGAACTTACATCTGCCCATAACCACTGACCTCACCTGAGACTTTGAAGCGCCACCTGCCTCTGgcctactgctgctgctaccaGGGTTTCCCTGATAAAATGATGCACGACATTCACAAGATAGAATAagatgtgagtgtgttgtgacTCATCTGGCACACAACTCATGTTCATGTTGACAGCGACTCAAACCCGATCATCTAATCACGGATCCCAGGTCACACGTACAGTTCAGGTTCACCTGGATTTAATGTTCACGTACAGTTGGGGTTTTCTCACCTCTCGTTCCCGGTCGGATTTAGAAAGTCGCATCTGTCGGAGCATCTGGGacctctgctccatcatcaGGGTCCGTTCGTACGTGTACGCACTGATGTCGCTGTCGtgctgagagaagaagagcagaggaaaacagaaagatgGTAAAGATTGTGTGGAGACAAGTTGTTCTGTTACCTCTCCAACAAATCcaacagagtgagacatcttTCCAaacaatggtgtgtgtgtgtgtgtgtgtcagatagATGTTCAAACAGCACCGGGAGCAACGCACCATCTCAACCACTTCCACCTCGGCCTCTATGCGGAGGTGATAGAGGAAGGTTGCCAGATCCTTCTTCATCTGAATTGAATTATCCTCCATCTGGGCCACTGTGAAGATTCTCATCCCACATTTACGCCACAcctgagagggggggggggggaagaacaGTCAAACAAAGCTGCTCGAAGCATCACATCCTCTCAAATTTGAAAAAGATATTGAAGATGCATTCAGGGACCTTGTGCTGGCGCAGGAGGAAGGGCAGCAGCATGAGCATCCCCCCGTCGTGGACTATCCACCAGACGTCGATGTAGCCCTCGGTGCAGGGTTCACTGTTGCTGGGGAACAGAGAGATGTTTTTGGGAACCAGCAGGGCCAGGTGGCCGGCTGTGGTCACCCGCACTGTGTCTgcaaggaagaggagagggggggcgTGTTTAGTGAGTTTagtgaaaaacaagaacagacGTGACAGTTCAGAGCTGGTGGACTCACTGATGAAGGTCTTCCAGGACTGCGGGTCCTCGCTCTGCCTCCAGGCGTGAGGCCAGCCCATCACCACGGTGTTGGGTTTCATTCCTCCCAGGCCGCTCGACTGGATCATGTGGCTGATGCCTTCGCGAGGCTTCTGGGCCACGATGCACTGACAGAAGCCCTTCACACGCTCCTTGTCCATCAGGTGCTTCAAGGTCTGAGCAGGACAAATACAGGTGAGATCATGAAAGTTTTCTAGAGCAACAAAGCTTCATGAAGATCGTTTCCGACCTGCTCGGCAGCGAGCGCCTCTCCGTAGCTCTGCAGGAAGTTCCCAGAGACGACGGTGCCGACGATGGTCAGGCCCTTTCCCGCCTTCAGCTGGCTGGCGAACGTCAGCAGGCGAGGAGACTTCACGTGGGCGTCTTCGTCGAGCTTCAGCAACACTAAGAGCTGAGGCCTGGAGAAGAACAAGCAAGACACGGATTCACCCGGAACATCGAGAGGATCAGTTTTCTGtgaatgttaaaacatttaCGTTGCTGATAAATCTGCTTCGTTTGACATTttgccatcttggtttttttgAAATTAGAAGAATCCATattttggaggagcagggggcggAGCCTGACAGAAGTACTAGAGTCACTTTCTCAGAGACTTTgatagaaactaccagtggagtcgccctctgctggtcagtcAAGAGAATACAGGCTTTAGGCACTTTGCTTTTCAGTCTACATTCAATTTACCGTTATATAAATAGAATTCAATTATAACTATATATAGAAAACTTCAGGCTCTACAGAAAaatcattatataataattttgAAAGCAGTAAAAATAGAATTGGGATACATGCGGGTGCCTTTTGTCAAAAGTTAAAAGTTGTTCTGTTTTCCAGCATCATCTTAAGATCTCGTAAATGAAACTGTTCATGTTGTGGCTCAGTACCTCCAGTTCTTGGTGTGTGGTGGTCCCTCTTCCAACCTCAGGAGGGCGTAGCGAGCAGCACTGAGTGACAGACCGCGGATCCCATCCCCCCACTCTTTCTccgctctgacacacacacgtggaacacatacatatatatataagatatgaAGATTTGAATACTCTGATATGTCATGTGTATTCTGTGACCTCCCCAGACAAACAGCCATCCAGGGGACACAGCTCCATGGCAACATACCCGTGATACTCGATATATTTGTAGATCATGCCTGCGATCACCATGGCGATGATTGCGTAGTACCAAGAGGATATGAACATCAGCGCCAGGCAGATGATCATCCCCAAAAATGACAAGGCCCTGGACACAGGGGAACACCAGAGGCAGAGATCAGTGCCTGTGTAAAGCTGTGAtgtagtgtgcgtgtgtgtgtgtgtgtgtgtgtgtgtgtgtgtgtgtgtgtgtgtgtgcgtaccaGTGGTAGTAGGAGAAGCGTGGTCTCCAGTTGGGCGTTCTCAGGAGGGTCTGGAGGGCACAGGCCAGGTTAACGAACAGATAGCACATCAGGAAGAACCTAGATGGAGAGAATATGAATCAATCATATTAATAACAAGTGAGAGATATCCACCCCCCCACTGCTACACAGCTGTGTCTCACATTGTGAGGATGGGAGCCACCAGGTCCAGAGAGGCGATGAGAATCCCCAGCTCAGCGATCAGGCCCGTCAGCAGCAGGGCCCAGGTGGGCTCCCCGTTAGCCTTCCCATGTCCAAACACCTGGAACAGTGGACAAACGCACAAAGGGACAGTCAGTGCCTGAAGAAAACACTTTCTAATGAGTACGATGTGGATTTGAGTGAATATTTGCAGCTCAAACCCGGAGGAAGGGGATGACGTTGTCCTTGGCGATGGCCTGCAGGAGTCGTGGAGCCCCGGTCAGCGACTGCAGGCCTGCGCCACACGTGGAGAAGAACGAGCCGATGACGATGACCCAGGGCGTCGGCCACGCCAGAGTCCCCACCACGAGATTCCCTTTCACCGAGTCGCCAAATCTGCAGGAGGGAAAAATACACGTCAAGTATTTTGAGTATAGAaggggaacagagagagactggTTCTTTCACCACAACAagccacacaaacactaacagacGGATTCAAGATGGCTGACTGACTTGTCTCTGAGGACCACCCCGTCGATGCAGGCGCCGAACAACACGACGCTGGTCAGGTCTGGACGAGGCGCTCAGGGAAACAACCGGCCAATCAAATGAAATCAGTGATAAATAAAGCTGAAGTGAGCGGGTTTTCATTTGACGTGCAAATTATTGTAATAGATCATTTCATGTAAGTTAAGtcaaaagaagcagaagactGATTTTCGAGCAGCTGGTTCCTGACCCGTGTGACGTTATGAAAGGATACAGACGATGGAGGTGGTGAGGATGGCGAGGATGGTTCCGATGGGGATCGAGCGCTGGGCATCTTTCAGGTCCCCCGACCGGTTGGAGCCAGCCATTATTCCTGAGGTGAAAAGCATCAAGCAGAACCGGGTATCGTTCGCTGGTCGAGCGTTTcaggaagagaaaatgacaaaaaaaaaacagaaatgtgcgTACCTGTGACCGAGGGGAAGAAGATGCCGACCAGCAGCGTGAACGAGGTGGTGATGTCAGCAAACACATAAGGCTGGTGGTTGGAGGCGGGGTGTGCAAAATGAGAGGAGTTGACGGAGCCTTTCTCCACCACGTCCCCTTTACTGAGGTAGGAGCTCCACACGTTCTCTGTGAGGACCAGATTCTGTTATTATTACTTATCGCgcctgtgttgatgtgttgtaaacaaaaacacgggattcacacacaaacacactctacCTGAAATGATCCCACTTGCCAGACCGGGGATCCCTTCGATCTCAGAAAAATTGTTGGACATGAAGTATTCGTCGCACGAGGCGTTGAGCTCCGGGCCCTGGCAGAACTGCTTCCAGAGACATGTGGTGTCCTCCACCGGAGCAGGAATGTGGCTGGGGTCAAAGGTCGGGCCTGCCGTGCTGTTTTCTATCGGGACGGACACAGGACGTGAAGAAATCTGAATGGATGCGACTAAGCTGTCGAATGTCACTGAACCCACCACTGGTGATGGTGAAGTTGACGTCCTCTCTCTCCACGGGCTCGTTGGCCGTCAGCGGGAGGGTCTTTGCACACTCGCTGTCGCCGATTTCATGCCCGTTGATGGTTCggtttcccagcatgcacacGCTGCAGACAGGCCCAGCAGGTCAGTCAACACGTGAGGGTTTAGCGATTGGTCAGcgtttgtttttgaaaaaggGTTAGATCAATACTTACGGAAACTGTGGCGGTTTGAAGGCGGAGACCAGCGCTCCGACGTAGATGGAAACGATGGAGACGATGACGCAGGCCAAGAAAATGGAGGCTAGTTTGTTGACGTACTTGACGCCCACGAAGACCAGCAAGGAcatgaggaggagacagatggagcCGTAGACACGCATGTTGTTCAACATGGCCGCCGCTTCGCCTTCGGGGTAGTCGGACTCAAAAATGGCCGCCTTGGGTGCTATGTACatctggaggagggagggaaataaAAGTAGACGTAATATTATTATCAAACCCTTGGAGAATGGGCACTAATGCCAACTAGAGTAATAACAGACATCGTGGTGGTGAAAAGGAAACGACAACGATATCAATAACTTCTAATAATGAagatgaaaaggaggaggaaccCACCAGCAGGATCTCGATGGCTCCCAGGATGTACATGGCTCCAGCAAAGGTGGTTCCCAGGTAGAAACAGATGCCCACCGCCCCCCCAAACTCCGGACCCAGAGAGCGGCTGATCATGAAGTACGAGCCTCCCGctggagagggggaggagagagagcgagagggggggagggagagaaagagagcgaggcAGGTGGTACATCAGGGTAGTacgacagaagaagaaaaataaaagataaggGTGGAAAgcaatgaggaggaggaggaggagaagaggaggaggaaaagaaagacaagaagaggagATGGGACATAAAAGAGAGATGGGATGGATGGTTAGTAACAATTTGATGTTAGGAGGCGGGGGGGAGGAGCGCTGATGAGAAGTCAATGTTCGTAGAAATAAGCACAAAGTTCTACATGAAACATTGGTGCAAGAAGACAGAGCAGATCTTTGGTCAAATAGTATCTGCAAACAACTCCTGGTAAAAGACTGGGTGGAGCTGACTGGGTTTAAAGAGTGTGAAGGCTGGTTGT from Hippoglossus stenolepis isolate QCI-W04-F060 chromosome 23, HSTE1.2, whole genome shotgun sequence carries:
- the LOC118102705 gene encoding solute carrier family 12 member 6 isoform X2 — its product is MASVRFTVTPTKAEDLPGLSDTSPDISSRSGARVRFGSRESVNRSDPLSETSTTTATAGGGGTETPDHSNTEQGDGNSKISSVYINNSHGVDDDDFYDRNLALFEEEMDTRPKVSSLLSRLANYTNLTQGAKEHEEAESIGEKKKPGKSPQMGTFMGVYLPCLQNIFGVILFLRLTWVVGNAGVLQALSIVFICCCCTMLTAISMSAIATNGVVPAGGSYFMISRSLGPEFGGAVGICFYLGTTFAGAMYILGAIEILLMYIAPKAAIFESDYPEGEAAAMLNNMRVYGSICLLLMSLLVFVGVKYVNKLASIFLACVIVSIVSIYVGALVSAFKPPQFPVCMLGNRTINGHEIGDSECAKTLPLTANEPVEREDVNFTITSENSTAGPTFDPSHIPAPVEDTTCLWKQFCQGPELNASCDEYFMSNNFSEIEGIPGLASGIISENVWSSYLSKGDVVEKGSVNSSHFAHPASNHQPYVFADITTSFTLLVGIFFPSVTGIMAGSNRSGDLKDAQRSIPIGTILAILTTSIVYLTSVVLFGACIDGVVLRDKFGDSVKGNLVVGTLAWPTPWVIVIGSFFSTCGAGLQSLTGAPRLLQAIAKDNVIPFLRVFGHGKANGEPTWALLLTGLIAELGILIASLDLVAPILTMFFLMCYLFVNLACALQTLLRTPNWRPRFSYYHWALSFLGMIICLALMFISSWYYAIIAMVIAGMIYKYIEYHGAEKEWGDGIRGLSLSAARYALLRLEEGPPHTKNWRPQLLVLLKLDEDAHVKSPRLLTFASQLKAGKGLTIVGTVVSGNFLQSYGEALAAEQTLKHLMDKERVKGFCQCIVAQKPREGISHMIQSSGLGGMKPNTVVMGWPHAWRQSEDPQSWKTFINTVRVTTAGHLALLVPKNISLFPSNSEPCTEGYIDVWWIVHDGGMLMLLPFLLRQHKVWRKCGMRIFTVAQMEDNSIQMKKDLATFLYHLRIEAEVEVVEMHDSDISAYTYERTLMMEQRSQMLRQMRLSKSDREREGNPGSSSSRPEAGGASKSQAQLVKDRNSMLRLTSIGSDDDDDTDGTERERAVSGGGGGGGGGGGGGGGGNSSGGGNCEHNRRVQMTWTKEKTLHYRATHSGCSTPEGFRDMLSIRPDHSNVRRMHTAVKLNEVIANKSHDARLVLLNMPGPPRNTEGDENYMEFLEVLTEGLERVLLVRGGGSEVITIYS
- the LOC118102705 gene encoding solute carrier family 12 member 6 isoform X1 — encoded protein: MASVRFTVTPTKAEDLPGLSDTSPDISSRSGARVRFGSRESVNRSDPLSETSTTTATAGGGGTETPDHSNTEQGDGNSKISSVYINNSHGVDDDDFYDRNLALFEEEMDTRPKVSSLLSRLANYTNLTQGAKEHEEAESIGEKKKPGKSPQMGTFMGVYLPCLQNIFGVILFLRLTWVVGNAGVLQALSIVFICCCCTMLTAISMSAIATNGVVPAGGSYFMISRSLGPEFGGAVGICFYLGTTFAGAMYILGAIEILLMYIAPKAAIFESDYPEGEAAAMLNNMRVYGSICLLLMSLLVFVGVKYVNKLASIFLACVIVSIVSIYVGALVSAFKPPQFPVCMLGNRTINGHEIGDSECAKTLPLTANEPVEREDVNFTITSENSTAGPTFDPSHIPAPVEDTTCLWKQFCQGPELNASCDEYFMSNNFSEIEGIPGLASGIISENVWSSYLSKGDVVEKGSVNSSHFAHPASNHQPYVFADITTSFTLLVGIFFPSVTGIMAGSNRSGDLKDAQRSIPIGTILAILTTSIVYLTSVVLFGACIDGVVLRDKFGDSVKGNLVVGTLAWPTPWVIVIGSFFSTCGAGLQSLTGAPRLLQAIAKDNVIPFLRVFGHGKANGEPTWALLLTGLIAELGILIASLDLVAPILTMFFLMCYLFVNLACALQTLLRTPNWRPRFSYYHWALSFLGMIICLALMFISSWYYAIIAMVIAGMIYKYIEYHGAEKEWGDGIRGLSLSAARYALLRLEEGPPHTKNWRPQLLVLLKLDEDAHVKSPRLLTFASQLKAGKGLTIVGTVVSGNFLQSYGEALAAEQTLKHLMDKERVKGFCQCIVAQKPREGISHMIQSSGLGGMKPNTVVMGWPHAWRQSEDPQSWKTFINTVRVTTAGHLALLVPKNISLFPSNSEPCTEGYIDVWWIVHDGGMLMLLPFLLRQHKVWRKCGMRIFTVAQMEDNSIQMKKDLATFLYHLRIEAEVEVVEMHDSDISAYTYERTLMMEQRSQMLRQMRLSKSDREREGNPGSSSSRPEAGGASKSQRGRWSFDDAQLVKDRNSMLRLTSIGSDDDDDTDGTERERAVSGGGGGGGGGGGGGGGGNSSGGGNCEHNRRVQMTWTKEKTLHYRATHSGCSTPEGFRDMLSIRPDHSNVRRMHTAVKLNEVIANKSHDARLVLLNMPGPPRNTEGDENYMEFLEVLTEGLERVLLVRGGGSEVITIYS